One window of Phycodurus eques isolate BA_2022a chromosome 17, UOR_Pequ_1.1, whole genome shotgun sequence genomic DNA carries:
- the LOC133416334 gene encoding FH2 domain-containing protein 1-like isoform X2 — MTSTPNTPADLQTSGSTALLMAESAALSASGVMEAAQISSPEPPPPPPPPPPPPPPPPPPPLLPRLLPQSSSFQRRSMKKFYWDAIPSQRVLGRVNVWTLELPPRELVLDTRSMDELFSRVDRRAAGCGRLRSRGTYDIRPHEPQVGILDSKKSMNIGILLRCFKRPPAEMVDDIVRGDWRAFGGGKLSELCKLLPDRSEVERLVSFAGNPSLLAEADRFVVQLVKVPHYEELLKVMVLRQEFSPLVDEVNRSLTVMIKAANELLDCDDLHAVIRLVLKAGNYMNAGGDSTDAIGFRMASLLKMADTKANKPGMNLMHYVAKQAEDIDADLLTFPGHLEHIGTAARICKEEVVVDLERQVEKLNQVKLDAGTHSDLHQQMEPFLKECEAQLCDVNSLLHELEVSSCAVAEFFCEDPNNFKLEECCSIFHSFCRRFDTAVQENREREAAERRLKRKESVRLSAKRAPAAPVPESSLESALRSLLSAGPEGPSSGRSRKNTQPPAPRPPAGDEETAAESPEKKQAKLEEDRDGPSTPRTPRPRTRDVFSDYNGDGGSPWTVLSPLTCSRQRRPLRGDASDAEEPDDGVWESAFRGPRGRSASVDSTRQSPLPATAAAFRLRTLFQRGAPQRSYSSGSGTDGVRNAAGSFRFISFFRRFGGKREAEQPNLRRTDS, encoded by the exons ATGACATCCACGCCGAACACACCGGCGGACCTTCAGAC ATCTGGATCTACTGCACTTTTGATGGCGGAAAGCGCGGCCTTGTCGGCGTCGGGCGTTATGGAGGCGGCACAGATCTCCTCTCCggaacctcctcctcctcctcctcctcctcctcctccgccgccgccgccgccgccacctccTCTTCTCCCTCGCCTCCTCCCCCAGTCGTCGTCGTTCCAGCGCCGCTCCATGAAAAAGTTCTACTGGGACGCCATCCCCAGCCAGCGCGTGCTGGGCAGAGTCAACGTGTGGACCTTGGAGCTGCCCCCCCGAGAACTGGTGCTGGACACCCGCAGCATGGACGAGCTCTTCAGCCGCGTCGACCGGCGTGCGGCCGGCTGCGGCAGACTGAGGTCCCGCGGCACATACGACATCCGCCCGCACGAGCCGCAG GTGGGTATTCTGGACTCCAAAAAGAGCATGAACATCGGCATCCTCCTCAGATGTTTTAAGAG GCCGCCGGCAGAAATGGTGGACGACATCGTCCGGGGCGACTGGCGCGCCTTCGGCGGCGGCAAACTGTCGGAGCTCTGCAAGCTGCTGCCCGACCGAAGCGAG GTGGAGCGACTGGTGTCGTTCGCCGGAAACCCGTCGCTCTTGGCGGAAGCCGATCGCTTCGTGGTGCAGCTGGTCAAAGTGCCGCA CTACGAGGAACTGCTGAAGGTGATGGTCCTGCGCCAGGAGTTCTCGCCGCTAGTGGACGAGGTCAACAGGTCGCTGACCGTCATGATCAAGGCGGCTAACG AGCTGCTGGACTGCGACGACCTTCACGCCGTCATCCGCCTGGTGTTGAAAGCTGGGAATTACATGAACGCT GGCGGCGACAGCACCGACGCCATCGGCTTCAGGATGGCGTCGCTGCTCAAGATGGCCGACACCAAGGCCAACAAGCCCGGCATGAACCTCATGCACTACGTCGCTAAG CAAGCGGAGGACATCGACGCTGACCTGCTGACCTTTCCCGGCCACCTGGAGCACATCGGAACAGCGGCCAG AATCTGCAAAGAGGAAGTGGTGGTCGACTTGGAGCGACAAGTCGAGAAGCTCAACCAGGTCAAACTGGACGCTGGCACACATTCCGACCTCCACCAGCAGATGGAGCCCTTTCTCAAG GAATGCGAAGCTCAGCTTTGCGACGTCAACTCGCTGCTGCACGAGCTCGAGGTGTCGAGCTGCGCCGTGGCCGAGTTTTTCTGCGAGGACCCCAACAACTTCAAGCTGGAGGAATGCTGCTCCATCTTCCACTCCTTCTGCCGACGCTTTGACACCGCCGTGCAG GAGAATCGTGAGCGCGAGGCGGCCGAGCGGCGTCTGAAGCGCAAGGAGAGCGTCCGGCTGAGCGCCAAGCGCGCGCCCGCAGCCCCCGTCCCGGAGTCCAGCCTGGAGTCTGCTTTGCGCAGCCTCCTGTCCGCCGGCCCCGAGGGACCCTCCTCCGGCAGATCCCGGAAGAACACCCAGCCGCCGGCCCCGCGGCCTCCCGCCGGGGACGAAGAAACGGCGGCGGAGAGTCCCGAAAAGAAGCAAGCCAAACTGGAGGAGGACCGGGACGGCCCGTCCACACCGCGCACCCCTCGCCCCAGAACACGAGACGTTTTCTCAGACTATAACGGTGACGGGGGCTCGCCGTGGACCGTCCTGAGCCCGCTGACGTGCTCCCGGCAGCGGCGCCCTCTGCGGGGCGACGCGTCCGACGCCGAAGAGCCGGACGACGGCGTGTGGGAAAGCGCGTTCCGAGGTCCTCGAGGGCGCTCGGCCTCCGTGGACTCAACACGCCAGTCGCCGCTGCCCGCCACGGCCGCCGCCTTCCGGCTGAGGACTTTGTTCCAGAGGGGCGCCCCCCAGCGCTCGTACTCGTCCGGCTCCGGGACGGACGGCGTCAGGAATGCGGCCGGCTCCTTCCGCTTCATTTCCTTCTTCCGACGCTTCGGAGGCAAAAGGGAGGCGGAGCAGCCCAACCTGAGACGAACAGATAGTTGA
- the LOC133416334 gene encoding FH2 domain-containing protein 1-like isoform X1 yields MTSTPNTPADLQTSGSTALLMAESAALSASGVMEAAQISSPEPPPPPPPPPPPPPPPPPPPLLPRLLPQSSSFQRRSMKKFYWDAIPSQRVLGRVNVWTLELPPRELVLDTRSMDELFSRVDRRAAGCGRLRSRGTYDIRPHEPQVGILDSKKSMNIGILLRCFKRPPAEMVDDIVRGDWRAFGGGKLSELCKLLPDRSEVERLVSFAGNPSLLAEADRFVVQLVKVPHYEELLKVMVLRQEFSPLVDEVNRSLTVMIKAANELLDCDDLHAVIRLVLKAGNYMNAGGDSTDAIGFRMASLLKMADTKANKPGMNLMHYVAKQAEDIDADLLTFPGHLEHIGTAARICKEEVVVDLERQVEKLNQVKLDAGTHSDLHQQMEPFLKECEAQLCDVNSLLHELEVSSCAVAEFFCEDPNNFKLEECCSIFHSFCRRFDTAVQVALATGNGECRSSVPASAKNILEKENSTLIVYFKKAYSNDENREREAAERRLKRKESVRLSAKRAPAAPVPESSLESALRSLLSAGPEGPSSGRSRKNTQPPAPRPPAGDEETAAESPEKKQAKLEEDRDGPSTPRTPRPRTRDVFSDYNGDGGSPWTVLSPLTCSRQRRPLRGDASDAEEPDDGVWESAFRGPRGRSASVDSTRQSPLPATAAAFRLRTLFQRGAPQRSYSSGSGTDGVRNAAGSFRFISFFRRFGGKREAEQPNLRRTDS; encoded by the exons ATGACATCCACGCCGAACACACCGGCGGACCTTCAGAC ATCTGGATCTACTGCACTTTTGATGGCGGAAAGCGCGGCCTTGTCGGCGTCGGGCGTTATGGAGGCGGCACAGATCTCCTCTCCggaacctcctcctcctcctcctcctcctcctcctccgccgccgccgccgccgccacctccTCTTCTCCCTCGCCTCCTCCCCCAGTCGTCGTCGTTCCAGCGCCGCTCCATGAAAAAGTTCTACTGGGACGCCATCCCCAGCCAGCGCGTGCTGGGCAGAGTCAACGTGTGGACCTTGGAGCTGCCCCCCCGAGAACTGGTGCTGGACACCCGCAGCATGGACGAGCTCTTCAGCCGCGTCGACCGGCGTGCGGCCGGCTGCGGCAGACTGAGGTCCCGCGGCACATACGACATCCGCCCGCACGAGCCGCAG GTGGGTATTCTGGACTCCAAAAAGAGCATGAACATCGGCATCCTCCTCAGATGTTTTAAGAG GCCGCCGGCAGAAATGGTGGACGACATCGTCCGGGGCGACTGGCGCGCCTTCGGCGGCGGCAAACTGTCGGAGCTCTGCAAGCTGCTGCCCGACCGAAGCGAG GTGGAGCGACTGGTGTCGTTCGCCGGAAACCCGTCGCTCTTGGCGGAAGCCGATCGCTTCGTGGTGCAGCTGGTCAAAGTGCCGCA CTACGAGGAACTGCTGAAGGTGATGGTCCTGCGCCAGGAGTTCTCGCCGCTAGTGGACGAGGTCAACAGGTCGCTGACCGTCATGATCAAGGCGGCTAACG AGCTGCTGGACTGCGACGACCTTCACGCCGTCATCCGCCTGGTGTTGAAAGCTGGGAATTACATGAACGCT GGCGGCGACAGCACCGACGCCATCGGCTTCAGGATGGCGTCGCTGCTCAAGATGGCCGACACCAAGGCCAACAAGCCCGGCATGAACCTCATGCACTACGTCGCTAAG CAAGCGGAGGACATCGACGCTGACCTGCTGACCTTTCCCGGCCACCTGGAGCACATCGGAACAGCGGCCAG AATCTGCAAAGAGGAAGTGGTGGTCGACTTGGAGCGACAAGTCGAGAAGCTCAACCAGGTCAAACTGGACGCTGGCACACATTCCGACCTCCACCAGCAGATGGAGCCCTTTCTCAAG GAATGCGAAGCTCAGCTTTGCGACGTCAACTCGCTGCTGCACGAGCTCGAGGTGTCGAGCTGCGCCGTGGCCGAGTTTTTCTGCGAGGACCCCAACAACTTCAAGCTGGAGGAATGCTGCTCCATCTTCCACTCCTTCTGCCGACGCTTTGACACCGCCGTGCAGGTGGCGCTCGCAACGGGAAATGGGGAATGCCGTTCGTCTGTTCCGGCCTctgccaaaaacattttggagaaggaaaatagcactctaatTGTGTACTTTAAAAAGGCCTACAGCAATGAT GAGAATCGTGAGCGCGAGGCGGCCGAGCGGCGTCTGAAGCGCAAGGAGAGCGTCCGGCTGAGCGCCAAGCGCGCGCCCGCAGCCCCCGTCCCGGAGTCCAGCCTGGAGTCTGCTTTGCGCAGCCTCCTGTCCGCCGGCCCCGAGGGACCCTCCTCCGGCAGATCCCGGAAGAACACCCAGCCGCCGGCCCCGCGGCCTCCCGCCGGGGACGAAGAAACGGCGGCGGAGAGTCCCGAAAAGAAGCAAGCCAAACTGGAGGAGGACCGGGACGGCCCGTCCACACCGCGCACCCCTCGCCCCAGAACACGAGACGTTTTCTCAGACTATAACGGTGACGGGGGCTCGCCGTGGACCGTCCTGAGCCCGCTGACGTGCTCCCGGCAGCGGCGCCCTCTGCGGGGCGACGCGTCCGACGCCGAAGAGCCGGACGACGGCGTGTGGGAAAGCGCGTTCCGAGGTCCTCGAGGGCGCTCGGCCTCCGTGGACTCAACACGCCAGTCGCCGCTGCCCGCCACGGCCGCCGCCTTCCGGCTGAGGACTTTGTTCCAGAGGGGCGCCCCCCAGCGCTCGTACTCGTCCGGCTCCGGGACGGACGGCGTCAGGAATGCGGCCGGCTCCTTCCGCTTCATTTCCTTCTTCCGACGCTTCGGAGGCAAAAGGGAGGCGGAGCAGCCCAACCTGAGACGAACAGATAGTTGA